A single region of the Microthrixaceae bacterium genome encodes:
- a CDS encoding RNA polymerase sigma factor gives MSVSGSSGDQRDDVALVAAVAGGDAAALRVLYDRHAPWLVARLRARCWDDALIADAVQDTFLAVWRGAARWRADGDVGAWIWGIGVRQLVTHLRRAGRQARPAPFRERAAAPSTEERVLESIDLGEAGVVLASLSPELMEVVQAMVFDGLTAKETGRMLGVPEGTVKGRMRKAKSVLRTELAGTTLHLGDLR, from the coding sequence ATGAGCGTGTCCGGGAGTTCCGGAGACCAGCGCGACGACGTGGCCCTCGTCGCTGCAGTCGCTGGTGGTGATGCCGCTGCGCTCCGGGTGCTCTATGACCGACACGCTCCGTGGTTGGTCGCCCGCCTTCGCGCCCGCTGTTGGGACGATGCCCTGATTGCAGACGCTGTTCAGGACACGTTCTTGGCGGTGTGGCGCGGTGCCGCGCGGTGGCGCGCCGACGGCGATGTCGGTGCGTGGATCTGGGGAATCGGTGTGCGCCAGCTCGTCACCCACCTGCGCCGGGCCGGACGTCAGGCCCGACCTGCTCCGTTCCGGGAGCGAGCTGCCGCGCCGAGTACGGAGGAACGGGTTCTGGAGTCGATCGACCTCGGCGAAGCGGGCGTCGTGTTGGCGTCGCTGTCGCCCGAGCTGATGGAGGTGGTCCAAGCGATGGTCTTCGACGGTCTGACGGCGAAGGAGACAGGTCGGATGCTCGGTGTCCCGGAGGGAACCGTGAAGGGGCGGATGCGCAAGGCCAAGAGTGTCCTGCGCACCGAACTCGCCGGCACGACCTTGCACCTGGGAGATCTCCGGTGA
- a CDS encoding SRPBCC family protein has product MFEHSIEIAASPAAVFAVWTDVTRWPEWTRSVTSIEMVGDLPLQIGAKVRIRQPRLGTTTWTISEFEPDQAFTWVSSAPGLAGQATHRVQQTPTGTRATMSVDHTGFLAPIARALTAGITRRYLTYEAEGLKARAESGE; this is encoded by the coding sequence GTGTTTGAGCATTCGATTGAAATCGCCGCCTCGCCCGCGGCCGTGTTCGCTGTCTGGACCGACGTGACGCGTTGGCCGGAATGGACCCGTTCGGTGACCTCGATTGAGATGGTCGGCGACCTGCCATTGCAGATTGGCGCGAAGGTCCGGATTCGCCAGCCACGACTCGGCACGACCACTTGGACGATCAGCGAATTCGAACCCGATCAGGCGTTCACGTGGGTCAGCTCGGCTCCCGGGCTGGCCGGCCAGGCCACCCATCGCGTCCAACAGACCCCGACGGGCACTCGGGCCACGATGAGCGTCGATCACACCGGGTTCCTGGCACCCATCGCTCGAGCGCTCACCGCCGGTATCACGCGCCGGTACCTGACCTATGAGGCCGAGGGGTTGAAGGCCCGCGCCGAGTCCGGTGAGTGA
- a CDS encoding HigA family addiction module antitoxin: protein MSNSSTTTERDSIEPIHPGEILLEDFIEGFGITQHKLAVSIGVPPRRINEIVHGNAVSP, encoded by the coding sequence ATGTCGAACTCGTCGACTACCACTGAACGCGATTCGATCGAGCCGATCCACCCCGGCGAGATCCTCTTGGAGGATTTCATCGAAGGCTTCGGGATCACCCAGCACAAGCTGGCGGTGTCGATCGGCGTTCCTCCGCGACGAATCAACGAAATCGTGCACGGTAACGCGGTATCACCGTAG
- a CDS encoding nuclear transport factor 2 family protein, producing the protein MGDIIELTHDDLVNIELLKRLKYRYLRCLDLKMWDDLAECFTSDATASYGGGAYQFDGRDAIMEFLRTSMGSESMLTSHRCHHPEIDLVDADSATGTWALDDVVILSDFGLTIQGSAFYEDRYVRVDGRWLIAHTGYRRIYEEMYPRESVDGLRLTASWWGTDGRSELQA; encoded by the coding sequence GTGGGTGACATCATCGAACTGACACACGACGACCTGGTGAACATCGAGCTGCTCAAGCGCTTGAAATACCGGTATCTACGGTGTCTCGACCTGAAGATGTGGGACGACCTCGCCGAGTGTTTCACCAGCGACGCCACCGCGAGCTACGGGGGCGGGGCGTACCAGTTCGACGGGCGTGATGCGATCATGGAGTTTCTTCGGACGTCGATGGGGAGCGAGTCGATGCTCACGAGCCATCGGTGCCATCACCCCGAGATCGACCTGGTCGACGCGGACTCGGCGACCGGAACGTGGGCGCTTGACGACGTGGTGATCCTGTCGGACTTCGGCCTGACGATCCAGGGTTCGGCGTTCTACGAGGACCGCTACGTTCGGGTCGACGGTCGATGGCTGATCGCTCACACCGGCTACAGGCGTATCTACGAAGAGATGTATCCACGCGAATCGGTGGACGGGCTCCGATTGACGGCGTCGTGGTGGGGGACCGACGGACGCTCCGAGTTGCAGGCGTAG
- a CDS encoding ATP-binding cassette domain-containing protein, with translation MPTTIHVSHATRRYGPTTVLDDVSFDLAPGITALLGPNGAGKTTLIGLLSTASRPDAGEITVFGHRSDGPLAERIEIRRRLGFLPQEVRFPAGMTAFGFLDYIAVLKEWDDTGARHAEVRRVLSVVGLDDRPTIKVRKLSGGQRRRLAFAQALIGDPDLLILDEPTTGLDPEQRARFRATLSERARHGTVLLATHQTEDVAAVCDRVIVLVAGRVAHDGDVAGFVATARNRVWLGDRPVADAVATWRDPGGGVRSVGGTPPPGAEAAPPTVEDAYLLLVGPPAMEGAA, from the coding sequence GTGCCCACCACCATTCATGTCTCGCACGCGACCCGCCGCTACGGCCCAACCACGGTCCTCGATGACGTCAGCTTCGACCTTGCCCCTGGCATCACGGCGCTGCTCGGCCCCAACGGTGCGGGCAAGACAACCCTGATCGGGTTGTTGAGCACGGCGAGTCGACCCGACGCTGGTGAGATCACCGTGTTCGGGCATCGCAGCGATGGACCGTTGGCCGAGCGGATCGAGATCCGCCGACGGCTGGGCTTCTTGCCACAGGAGGTCCGGTTCCCTGCCGGAATGACCGCGTTCGGATTCCTCGACTACATCGCCGTACTCAAGGAGTGGGACGACACCGGTGCCCGCCACGCCGAGGTGCGGCGGGTGCTCAGCGTCGTGGGGCTGGATGACCGACCCACGATCAAGGTGCGCAAGCTGTCGGGCGGGCAGCGCCGCCGTTTGGCCTTCGCCCAGGCGCTCATCGGCGACCCGGACCTGTTGATCCTCGACGAACCCACCACCGGCCTCGACCCCGAACAACGAGCCCGGTTCCGGGCCACGCTTTCTGAACGAGCCCGCCACGGAACCGTGTTGTTGGCAACCCACCAGACCGAGGACGTCGCCGCCGTGTGCGACCGCGTCATCGTGCTCGTCGCCGGGCGTGTTGCCCATGATGGCGACGTCGCCGGGTTCGTCGCGACTGCTCGCAATCGGGTGTGGCTCGGCGACCGACCGGTCGCCGACGCGGTGGCGACCTGGCGCGACCCTGGTGGCGGCGTGCGCTCCGTCGGTGGCACCCCGCCGCCAGGGGCCGAAGCCGCACCGCCGACGGTCGAGGACGCCTACCTGCTCCTCGTCGGTCCGCCTGCGATGGAAGGTGCGGCATGA
- the dcd gene encoding dCTP deaminase — MILSDRTIREAISSGRIVIEPFNDRMIQPSSVDLTLDHRFLVFRNHQRGIIDVKEDLSDLTEMVTIDPDGVFILHPGEFVLGSTAERMALPNDLVGRIEGKSSLGRLGLLIHTTAGFVDAGFDGAITLEFANVASMPITLYPGMKIGQISFLQMTTEADTPYGSASLGSKYSGQMGPTASQYWKNFERD; from the coding sequence ATGATTCTCTCCGACCGCACCATCCGTGAGGCCATCTCCTCGGGCCGCATCGTCATCGAGCCGTTCAACGACCGGATGATTCAGCCATCGTCGGTCGACCTCACCCTCGATCACCGATTTTTGGTGTTTCGCAATCACCAGCGGGGGATCATCGATGTCAAGGAGGATCTCAGCGATCTCACCGAGATGGTCACCATCGATCCGGATGGGGTGTTCATCTTGCACCCTGGTGAGTTCGTCCTCGGATCCACCGCCGAGCGCATGGCGTTGCCGAACGACCTCGTCGGCCGGATCGAGGGCAAGAGCAGCCTTGGCCGTCTCGGTCTGCTCATTCACACCACAGCGGGCTTCGTCGACGCGGGGTTCGATGGGGCGATCACGCTTGAGTTCGCGAACGTCGCGTCGATGCCGATCACGCTGTACCCGGGTATGAAGATCGGCCAGATCAGCTTCCTGCAGATGACCACCGAGGCCGACACGCCGTACGGCTCGGCATCGCTCGGTTCGAAGTACAGCGGTCAGATGGGTCCGACTGCGTCGCAGTACTGGAAGAACTTCGAGCGCGATTGA
- a CDS encoding heterodisulfide reductase-related iron-sulfur binding cluster, with amino-acid sequence MTASGTTDTAAEKRFRPRHIALIIGFGLAAITALSFAAEKLWAEEWQHQYLEEKSQTREFFFNVPKAFVIGFYLITIISIVYGAISFSNRMRNWERGAPESRKTTTKNVKKRAEKVRAGLYMQTLLRDPAAGIMHSLIYFGFLILLAITTIGEINLQAPVGLKFLHGGTYKAYAFVADLAGLAFTVGVIWAIIRRYVQRPYRIRIKSKPEHALILATMLAIGVTGFGAEVFRIVSQGMPNYEKWAFVGYPIATLFEDVSWAHGAHQWFWAAHIFSFIAFVIMLPSTMLRHIFTSPINMYLSERDRPKGAMKAMPNLMETELENFGASVVEDFTWKQLLDTDSCTMCGRCTSVCPAHATGKPLDPREIVLKTGEVMAATGNPVVTPPLGTVAEIKVEANSLFERISAEEIWACTSCKACDEICPVNIEILDKILDMRRYLSLMESNFPTELGGAYRNMENSANPWGMSQTERGDWAKGFEGIDILDGGQPLESDYLYWVGCAGSFDDKNKKVTQAMAKLMRRADVSFSILGPAENCTGDPARRSGNEYIFQMLAMQNIETLDSMGVKKIITQCPHCFNTLANEYPQLGGNYEVIHHSQFLEQLIETGQLDMTDARLDERIVYHDSCYLGRHNDVYTAPRNVLGSLKGIEIVEANRNGTKGMCCGAGGARMFMEENVGKMINVERSQELLATGASRIATACPFCYVMIDDGVKAEGVDDDQIKVADLAMHLIDALERAEAVSVPHAETAEN; translated from the coding sequence ATGACTGCGTCTGGAACCACCGACACCGCAGCCGAGAAGCGCTTCCGGCCCCGCCACATCGCGCTCATCATCGGCTTCGGCCTCGCTGCGATCACCGCGTTGAGCTTCGCGGCCGAAAAGCTGTGGGCCGAGGAGTGGCAACACCAATACCTCGAGGAGAAGAGCCAGACCCGCGAGTTCTTCTTCAACGTCCCCAAGGCGTTCGTCATCGGCTTCTACCTCATCACGATCATCTCGATCGTGTACGGCGCCATCAGTTTCTCGAACCGGATGCGCAACTGGGAGCGCGGCGCACCCGAGTCTCGCAAGACGACCACCAAGAACGTCAAGAAGCGCGCCGAGAAGGTACGCGCCGGGCTCTACATGCAGACGCTGCTGCGCGACCCCGCGGCCGGCATCATGCACTCGCTGATCTATTTCGGCTTCCTCATCTTGTTGGCCATTACCACGATCGGCGAGATCAACCTGCAGGCGCCCGTCGGGCTGAAGTTCCTGCACGGCGGCACCTACAAGGCGTACGCGTTCGTCGCCGATCTGGCGGGCCTCGCCTTCACCGTCGGTGTCATCTGGGCGATCATCCGCCGCTACGTGCAGCGCCCCTACCGCATTCGGATCAAGTCGAAGCCCGAGCACGCGCTCATCCTCGCGACGATGCTCGCCATCGGCGTGACCGGTTTCGGCGCCGAGGTCTTCCGCATCGTCTCCCAGGGCATGCCCAACTACGAGAAGTGGGCCTTCGTCGGCTATCCGATCGCCACGCTCTTCGAGGACGTGTCGTGGGCGCACGGGGCCCATCAGTGGTTCTGGGCCGCGCACATCTTCAGCTTCATCGCCTTCGTCATCATGTTGCCCTCGACGATGCTGCGCCACATCTTCACCTCGCCGATCAACATGTATCTCAGCGAGCGCGACCGTCCCAAGGGCGCCATGAAGGCCATGCCGAACCTCATGGAGACAGAACTGGAGAACTTCGGCGCCTCGGTCGTCGAGGACTTCACGTGGAAGCAACTCCTCGACACCGATAGCTGCACGATGTGTGGCCGCTGCACCTCGGTGTGTCCCGCGCATGCGACGGGCAAGCCCCTCGATCCCCGCGAGATCGTGTTGAAGACCGGTGAGGTCATGGCCGCCACCGGTAACCCGGTCGTCACGCCCCCGCTCGGCACCGTGGCGGAGATCAAGGTCGAGGCGAACTCGCTGTTCGAACGCATCTCGGCCGAGGAGATCTGGGCCTGCACGAGCTGCAAGGCCTGCGACGAGATCTGTCCGGTCAACATCGAGATTCTCGACAAGATCCTCGACATGCGCCGCTACCTGTCGCTGATGGAGTCGAACTTCCCGACCGAGCTCGGCGGCGCGTACCGCAACATGGAGAACTCTGCGAACCCGTGGGGCATGAGCCAAACCGAGCGCGGCGACTGGGCCAAGGGCTTCGAGGGCATCGACATCCTCGACGGCGGCCAACCGCTCGAGAGCGACTACCTCTACTGGGTCGGCTGCGCGGGTTCGTTCGACGACAAGAACAAGAAGGTCACCCAGGCGATGGCGAAGCTCATGCGCCGCGCCGACGTCTCGTTCTCCATCCTCGGACCGGCCGAGAACTGCACGGGCGACCCAGCTCGACGCTCGGGCAACGAGTACATCTTCCAGATGCTCGCCATGCAGAACATCGAAACCCTCGACTCGATGGGGGTGAAGAAGATCATCACCCAGTGCCCTCACTGCTTCAACACGCTGGCCAACGAGTACCCCCAACTCGGCGGCAACTACGAGGTCATCCACCACTCTCAGTTCCTCGAGCAGCTCATCGAAACGGGACAGCTCGACATGACCGATGCCCGCCTCGACGAACGCATCGTCTACCACGACAGCTGCTATCTCGGGCGCCACAACGACGTCTACACCGCCCCCCGCAACGTGTTGGGCTCGCTCAAGGGCATCGAGATCGTCGAAGCCAACCGCAACGGCACCAAGGGCATGTGCTGTGGCGCCGGCGGGGCGCGGATGTTCATGGAAGAGAACGTCGGCAAGATGATCAACGTCGAGCGCAGCCAGGAGCTTTTGGCCACCGGCGCCTCACGAATCGCCACCGCCTGCCCGTTTTGTTACGTAATGATCGACGATGGAGTTAAAGCCGAGGGCGTTGATGACGATCAGATAAAGGTGGCAGACCTTGCCATGCATCTGATCGATGCACTTGAACGTGCAGAAGCGGTGAGTGTCCCTCATGCTGAAACGGCTGAAAACTGA
- a CDS encoding Fic family protein, which produces MSNYIVAMEHGLARVREGFPISIRLFREMHARLLDGARGQHRRPGEIRRSPVWLGGSTLDDAVFVPPPAEQMNRALNDLERFLHETELPLLVQLAIAHYQCEVIHPFLDGNGRIGRLMIPLMLVLRGALPQPLLYLSAFFEQHRSEYYDHLLFTSQQGDLMAWIAFFLRGVRQQSRDSEERTVRLVELQHQFRSELLAEGRPNSVVRLAEQLFATPLVTASAVERSIEVTRPTAQAAIDLLVERGDLAEITGRSRGRIYEAHAIYEAVYGPVSDEVSAVDP; this is translated from the coding sequence GTGAGCAACTACATCGTCGCCATGGAACACGGACTTGCTCGGGTACGTGAGGGGTTCCCCATCTCGATTCGGCTGTTCCGAGAGATGCACGCACGGCTGCTCGATGGAGCACGGGGTCAGCATCGAAGGCCCGGCGAGATTCGAAGGAGTCCGGTGTGGCTTGGCGGAAGCACCCTCGATGATGCCGTTTTCGTCCCGCCACCAGCGGAGCAGATGAACCGCGCGCTCAACGATCTCGAACGTTTCCTCCACGAGACCGAACTTCCACTCCTCGTCCAACTCGCCATCGCGCATTACCAGTGCGAGGTCATCCACCCGTTCCTCGATGGCAACGGGCGTATCGGCCGGCTCATGATCCCACTGATGCTCGTGCTGCGCGGCGCCTTGCCCCAACCGTTGCTCTACCTCTCCGCGTTTTTCGAGCAGCATCGCAGCGAGTACTACGACCACCTACTCTTCACCAGCCAGCAGGGCGACCTCATGGCATGGATCGCATTCTTCCTCCGCGGCGTCCGCCAACAGTCCCGTGATTCCGAGGAACGGACCGTACGCCTGGTGGAACTCCAGCACCAGTTCCGGAGCGAGTTGCTCGCCGAGGGTCGACCGAACTCGGTGGTTCGACTCGCCGAACAACTCTTCGCCACGCCGCTCGTTACCGCATCCGCTGTTGAACGCTCGATCGAGGTGACCAGACCGACCGCGCAGGCAGCCATCGATTTGCTCGTCGAGCGCGGTGACCTCGCCGAGATTACGGGTCGTTCCCGAGGGCGGATTTACGAAGCTCACGCCATCTACGAGGCGGTGTACGGCCCCGTTTCAGACGAGGTTTCGGCGGTCGATCCATAG